In a single window of the Syntrophobacterales bacterium genome:
- a CDS encoding metallopeptidase family protein yields MKLSDKEFDRFVEKAIERIPPEIREHLDNMLITVLPKPSRIMLREAETPPGEILLGLFRGTPLTERCSVTAPPLYPDTIFLFQQSLEEMCKTPEELEEEIEITVVHEVAHFMGISEKRLAELGYD; encoded by the coding sequence ATGAAACTTTCCGACAAGGAGTTCGATAGATTTGTAGAAAAAGCAATAGAGCGAATACCCCCTGAGATTCGCGAGCATCTCGACAATATGCTGATCACGGTGCTCCCAAAACCATCCAGGATAATGCTTCGGGAAGCGGAAACACCTCCCGGCGAGATATTACTCGGCCTTTTCCGGGGAACACCTCTGACAGAGAGGTGTTCTGTCACGGCCCCACCTCTTTATCCGGATACCATTTTCCTCTTCCAGCAGTCCCTCGAAGAGATGTGTAAGACTCCTGAGGAACTGGAAGAGGAAATAGAAATTACCGTAGTACACGAAGTAGCTCATTTTATGGGAATAAGCGAGAAGAGACTTGCCGAACTTGGTTATGACTGA